The Prionailurus viverrinus isolate Anna chromosome B4, UM_Priviv_1.0, whole genome shotgun sequence genome has a window encoding:
- the SLC25A18 gene encoding mitochondrial glutamate carrier 2, whose protein sequence is MSSQDLSITAKLINGGVAGLVGVTCVFPIDLAKTRLQNQHGKDIYKGMIDCLVKTARAEGFLGMYRGAAVNLTLVTPEKAIKLAANDFFRQLLMEDGMQRNLKMEMLAGCGAGMCQVVVTCPMEMLKIQLQDAGRLAVHRQGSASAPSSSRSYTTRSAPTHKRPSATLIAWELLRTRGLSGLYKGLGATLLRDIPFSIIYFPLFANLNNLGFNERTGKASFAHSFMSGCVAGSIAAVTVTPLDVLKTRIQTLKKGLGEDSYSGITDCARKIWIQEGPSALMKGAGCRALVIAPLFGIAQGVYFIGIGERILKCFE, encoded by the exons ATGTCCAGCCAGGATTTGAG TATTACAGCAAAACTCATCAATGGAGGTGTGGCAGGGCTTGTTGGGGTGACTTGTGTGTTCCCCATCGACTTGGCCAAGACTCGGCTGCAGAATCAACATGGAAAAGATATCTACAAAGGAAT GATAGACTGCCTGGTGAAAACTGCCAGGGCGGAAGGCTTCTTGGGCATGTACCGAG GGGCTGCAGTGAACCTAACCTTGGTCACTCCAGAGAAGGCCATCAAGCTGGCAGCCAATGACTTCTTCCGGCAGCTGCTAATGGAGGATGG GATGCAGCGGAACCTGAAGATGGAGATGCTAGCTGGATGTGGAGCTGGAATGTGCCAAGTGGTGGTCACTTGTCCCATGGAAATGCTCAAGATTCAGCTGCAGGATGCTGGCCGCTTGG CAGTTCATCGTCAGGGCTCGGCCTCAGCGCCTTCCTCCTCCAGGTCCTACACTACCCGCTCGGCTCCCACCCACAAGCGCCCGTCTGCCACCCTTATTGCCTGGGAACTACTTCGCACCCGGGGCCTGTCTGGTCTCTATAAGGGTCTGGGCGCCACTCTCCTCAG AGACATTCCCTTCTCCATCATCTACTTCCCACTGTTTGCCAACCTTAACAACCTTGGGTTCAACGAGCGTACCGGGAAGGCCTCCTTTGCTCATTCCTTTATGTCAGGCTGTGTTGCGGGTTCCATAGCTGCTGTCACAGTAACACCTCTGGACG TTTTGAAAACTCGAATCCAAACCCTCAAAAAAGGCCTGGGTGAGGACAGCTACAGTGGGATCACCGACTGCGCCAG gaAAATCTGGATTCAGGAGGGACCATCCGCCCTCATGAAGGGAGCAGGCTGCCGGGCCCTGGTCATAGCCCCTCTCTTTGGGATTGCCCAAGGGGTCTACTTCATTGGTATTGGAGAGCGGATCTTAAAGTGTTTCGAGTAG